A genomic stretch from Kogia breviceps isolate mKogBre1 chromosome 1, mKogBre1 haplotype 1, whole genome shotgun sequence includes:
- the H4C14 gene encoding histone H4, whose translation MSGRGKGGKGLGKGGAKRHRKVLRDNIQGITKPAIRRLARRGGVKRISGLIYEETRGVLKVFLENVIRDAVTYTEHAKRKTVTAMDVVYALKRQGRTLYGFGG comes from the coding sequence ATGTCGGGAAGAGGGAAGGGCGGCAAAGGCTTGGGCAAGGGTGGCGCTAAGCGCCACCGCAAAGTTTTGAGAGATAACATCCAAGGCATCACCAAGCCCGCCATTCGGCGCCTTGCTCGGCGCGGGGGAGTCAAGCGCATCTCCGGCCTCATTTACGAAGAGACCCGAGGTGTGTTGAAGGTGTTCCTGGAGAATGTCATTCGGGACGCGGTCACCTACACGGAGCACGCCAAGCGCAAGACGGTTACTGCCATGGATGTGGTGTACGCGCTCAAGCGGCAGGGACGCACCCTGTATGGCTTCGGAGGCTAA
- the LOC131757513 gene encoding histone H3, with protein MARTKQTARKSTGGKAPRKQLATKAARKSAPATGGVKKPHRYRPGTVALREIRRYQKSTELLIRKLPFQRLVREIAQDFKTDLRFQSSAVMALQEASEAYLVGLFEDTNLCAIHAKRVTIMPKDIQLARRIRGERA; from the coding sequence ATGGCCCGTACGAAGCAGACTGCCCGCAAGTCGACCGGTGGCAAGGCCCCGCGGAAGCAGCTGGCCACAAAGGCGGCCCGCAAGAGCGCGCCGGCCACTGGCGGCGTTAAGAAACCGCACCGCTACCGGCCGGGCACCGTGGCCCTGCGCGAGATCCGGCGCTACCAGAAGTCGACTGAGCTGCTGATCCGCAAGCTGCCCTTCCAGCGGCTAGTACGCGAGATCGCGCAGGACTTCAAGACTGACCTGCGCTTCCAGAGCTCGGCCGTAATGGCGCTGCAGGAGGCGAGCGAGGCCTATCTGGTGGGGCTGTTTGAAGACACGAACCTGTGCGCCATCCACGCCAAGCGCGTGACCATCATGCCCAAAGACATCCAGCTGGCCCGCCGCATCCGCGGGGAGCGGGCTTAA
- the LOC131764632 gene encoding histone H2B type 2-F, with protein sequence MPDPAKSAPAPKKGSKKAVTKVQKKDGKKRKRSRKESYSVYVYKVLKQVHPDTGISSKAMGIMNSFVNDIFERIAGEASRLAHYNKRSTITSREIQTAVRLLLPGELAKHAVSEGTKAVTKYTSSK encoded by the coding sequence ATGCCAGATCCAGCAAAATCTGCTCCTGCTCCTAAGAAAGGTTCCAAAAAGGCTGTCACCAAAGTGCAGAAGAAAGATGGTAAGAAGCGCAAGCGCAGCCGGAAGGAGAGCTATTCTGTTTATGTATATAAAGTGCTGAAGCAGGTTCATCCTGACACCGGCATTTCGTCGAAAGCCATGGGCATTATGAACTCCTTCGTGAACGACATCTTCGAGCGCATCGCGGGCGAAGCGTCGCGCCTGGCGCATTACAACAAGCGCTCGACTATCACGTCCCGGGAGATCCAGACGGCTGTGCGCCTGCTGCTGCCCGGCGAGCTAGCCAAGCACGCCGTGTCGGAAGGCACCAAGGCGGTCACCAAGTACACCAGTTCGAAGTAA
- the H2AC19 gene encoding histone H2A type 2-A encodes MSGRGKQGGKVRAKAKSRSSRAGLQFPVGRVHRLLRKGNYAERVGAGAPVYMAAVLEYLTAEILELAGNAARDNKKTRIIPRHLQLAIRNDEELNKLLGKVTIAQGGVLPNIQAVLLPKKTESHHKAKGK; translated from the coding sequence ATGTCTGGTCGCGGCAAACAAGGAGGCAAGGTCCGCGCCAAGGCCAAGTCGCGGTCGTCCCGCGCAGGTCTGCAGTTTCCGGTGGGGCGAGTGCATCGCCTGCTGCGCAAAGGCAACTACGCCGAGCGGGTGGGGGCCGGCGCGCCCGTGTATATGGCGGCAGTCCTCGAGTACCTGACCGCAGAAATCCTGGAGCTGGCGGGCAACGCGGCCCGAGATAACAAGAAGACGCGCATCATTCCTCGTCATCTGCAGCTGGCCATTCGTAATGATGAGGAACTGAACAAGCTGTTGGGCAAAGTCACCATCGCCCAGGGCGGGGTTTTGCCAAACATCCAGGCCGTGTTGCTCCCCAAGAAGACGGAGAGCCACCACAAGGCAAAGGGCAAGTGA
- the LOC136794295 gene encoding histone H3, which produces MARTKQTARKSTGGKAPRKQLATKAARKSAPATGGVKKPHRYRPGTVALREIRRYQKSTELLIRKLPFQRLVREIAQDFKTDLRFQSSAVMALQEASEAYLVGLFEDTNLCAIHAKRVTIMPKDIQLARRIRGERA; this is translated from the coding sequence ATGGCCCGTACAAAGCAGACTGCCCGCAAGTCGACCGGTGGCAAGGCCCCGCGGAAGCAGCTGGCCACCAAGGCGGCCCGCAAGAGCGCGCCGGCCACCGGCGGCGTCAAGAAGCCACACCGCTACCGGCCGGGCACCGTGGCCCTGCGCGAGATCCGGCGCTACCAAAAGTCGACCGAGCTGCTGATCCGCAAGCTGCCCTTCCAGCGGCTGGTGCGCGAGATCGCGCAGGACTTCAAGACCGACCTGCGCTTCCAGAGCTCGGCCGTGATGGCGCTGCAGGAGGCGAGCGAGGCCTACCTGGTGGGGCTGTTTGAAGACACGAACCTGTGCGCTATCCACGCCAAGCGCGTGACCATCATGCCCAAAGACATCCAGCTGGCCCGCCGCATCCGCGGGGAGCGGGCTTAA
- the LOC131764649 gene encoding histone H2B type 2-E-like has translation MPEPAKSAPASKKGSKKAVTKAQKKDGRKRKRSRKESYSIYVYKVLKQVHPDTGISSKAMGIMNSFVNDIFERIAGEASRLAHYNKRSTITSREIQTAVRLLLPGELAKHAVSEGTKAVTKYTSSK, from the coding sequence ATGCCTGAGCCGGCAAAATCCGCCCCGGCGTCCAAGAAGGGCTCGAAGAAAGCTGTCACCAAAGCCCAGAAGAAGGACGGCAGGAAGCGCAAGCGCAGCCGCAAGGAGAGCTATTCCATCTACGTGTACAAGGTACTGAAGCAAGTGCACCCGGACACCGGCATCTCGTCCAAGGCTATGGGCATCATGAACTCGTTCGTCAACGACATCTTCGAGCGCATCGCGGGCGAAGCGTCGCGTCTGGCGCATTACAACAAGCGCTCGACCATCACGTCCCGGGAGATCCAGACGGCCGTGCGCCTGCTGCTGCCCGGCGAGCTGGCCAAGCACGCCGTGTCCGAGGGCACCAAGGCGGTCACCAAGTACACCAGCTCCAAGTGA